Proteins encoded together in one Coffea arabica cultivar ET-39 chromosome 2c, Coffea Arabica ET-39 HiFi, whole genome shotgun sequence window:
- the LOC113727606 gene encoding uncharacterized protein isoform X1, protein MSLVKIEEFGGKREIIKHFSHEHPLVLVSAQNVPRDSKCYGCELLISEPRCYECSSNECQTIFLHKSCANLPREIKHPIHAEHPFTLLAKPPYTKCFCSSCGKFMEGFTFNCSFCKFDLCVECAHLVLQKRRLKHDSHHHFLTSMQRPATFSCDGCDEKKEDWSFSCNICPYWIHRSCAFLPTTKKRDDHEHPLSLAYHLPFDLRLNHFNCDVCRRPLNPSRWFYQCYSCKHFVHVGCVQDGTKPAGAKGSSSSASNQPDHGLDFKPLPWTDMSADLIRPFLEKMGDVEIQLTNQINHFSHEHQLILSVAEVDKDNNEEEMLCDACIEPISTPYYTCSQCNFLLHLNCANIPAKMKAHHDHPEHQLSLRKLENKYGYFYCNFCFLNCNGFFFECEPCNYRIDLHCAFLPRTITHQIHDQHVLNRNIAPMECLCDACGNKFFGDASEKKISGLVRYSCDDCFKLSLHYQCAIMPHTVAHRWDKHCLTLMYPPFGDHPDEFYCEICGEEINPKHWLYHCKECDQSFHLYCIPRLRKDRFMKFGKTLQVSDHQHPLTSIRECRNGSSCNRCSTKLSGGKGFECGKCKFFLCYKCACDVPPEPAVCVIL, encoded by the exons ATGTCGCTAGTAAAAATTGAGGAGTTTGGGGGAAAAAGGGAGATTATCAAACATTTTAGCCATGAGCATCCACTAGTTCTGGTGAGCGCACAAAACGTTCCAAGAGACAGCAAATGCTATGGCTGTGAACTACTTATCTCAGAACCAAGGTGCTACGAATGCAGCAGCAATGAGTGTCAAACTATCTTTCTCCACAAAAGCTGTGCAAATTTGCCCCGTGAGATTAAACATCCAATACACGCTGAACATCCCTTTACCCTCTTGGCAAAACCACCTTACACCAAATGCTTTTGCTCTTCTTGCGGCAAATTCATGGAAGGTTTCACCTTCAATTGTTCTTTCTGTAAATTTGACCTCTGTGTCGAATGTGCTCATCTTGTTCTGCAGAAACGTAGACTGAAGCACGACAGCCATCATCATTTCTTGACGTCAATGCAAAGGCCAGCTACTTTTAGTTGCGATGGTTGTGACGAAAAGAAGGAAGATTGGTCATTTTCATGCAACATCTGCCCCTATTGGATTCATCGAAGTTGTGCATTTTTGCCAACAACCAAGAAACGGGATGATCATGAGCACCCGCTTTCCTTGGCTTATCATCTCCCATTTGATTTGCGTCTCAACCACTTTAACTGTGATGTTTGCCGTCGGCCACTAAACCCGTCAAGGTGGTTTTATCAGTGCTACAGTTGTAAACACTTCGTCCATGTAGGATGCGTGCAGGATGGCACCAAACCAGCAGGAGCCAAGGGATCTTCTTCTTC TGCCAGCAATCAACCAGATCATGGTCTTGATTTCAAGCCCCTACCGTGGACGGATATGTCAGCAGATTTGATTAGACCTTTCCTCGAGAAAATGGGCGACGTTGAAATACAACTAACCAACCAGATCAATCATTTCAGTCACGAGCATCAATTGATTCTTTCAGTGGCAGAGGTTGACAAGGACaataatgaagaagaaatgttaTGTGACGCATGCATTGAACCAATTTCTACTCCTTATTACACTTGTTCTCAGTGCAACTTCTTGCTGCATCTAAATTGCGCCAACATACCAGCAAAAATGAAAGCACACCACGATCATCCAGAACACCAACTTTCGCtgagaaaattggaaaacaagtATGGCTACTTTTATTGTAATTTTTGTTTCCTGAACTGCAACGGATTCTTCTTTGAATGTGAGCCCTGCAACTACCGAATCGATCTCCATTGTGCTTTCCTGCCAAGGACTATTACTCATCAAATTCATGATCAACATGTCCTCAATCGAAATATAGCACCAATGGAATGCTTGTGTGATGCATGTGGGAACAAGTTTTTTGGCGATGCATCTGAGAAAAAGATTTCTGGCCTCGTCCGTTACAGTTGTGACGACTGTTTCAAGTTGTCCTTGCATTATCAATGTGCAATCATGCCCCATACCGTCGCACACAGATGGGATAAGCATTGCCTTACCTTGATGTATCCCCCTTTTGGTGACCATCCAGATGAGTTCTACTGTGAGATTTGTGGAGAAGAAATCAATCCCAAACATTGGCTCTATCATTGCAAGGAATGCGATCAATCCTTTCATCTTTATTGCATCCCTCGACTTCGGAAGGATCGTTTTATGAAGTTTGGCAAAACCCTTCAGGTCAGCGATCACCAACACCCTCTTACATCAATCAGGGAATGTCGAAACGGGTCTTCGTGTAACCGTTGCAGCACAAAATTGAGCGGAGGAAAAGGCTTTGAATGTGGAAAATGTAAGTTTTTCCTCTGTTACAAATGTGCTTGTGATGTGCCTCCAGAACCAGCCGTTTGTGTCATACTGTGA
- the LOC113727606 gene encoding uncharacterized protein isoform X2 produces MAPNQQEPRDLLLRNNSASNQPDHGLDFKPLPWTDMSADLIRPFLEKMGDVEIQLTNQINHFSHEHQLILSVAEVDKDNNEEEMLCDACIEPISTPYYTCSQCNFLLHLNCANIPAKMKAHHDHPEHQLSLRKLENKYGYFYCNFCFLNCNGFFFECEPCNYRIDLHCAFLPRTITHQIHDQHVLNRNIAPMECLCDACGNKFFGDASEKKISGLVRYSCDDCFKLSLHYQCAIMPHTVAHRWDKHCLTLMYPPFGDHPDEFYCEICGEEINPKHWLYHCKECDQSFHLYCIPRLRKDRFMKFGKTLQVSDHQHPLTSIRECRNGSSCNRCSTKLSGGKGFECGKCKFFLCYKCACDVPPEPAVCVIL; encoded by the exons ATGGCACCAAACCAGCAGGAGCCAAGGGATCTTCTTCTTCGTAATAATTC TGCCAGCAATCAACCAGATCATGGTCTTGATTTCAAGCCCCTACCGTGGACGGATATGTCAGCAGATTTGATTAGACCTTTCCTCGAGAAAATGGGCGACGTTGAAATACAACTAACCAACCAGATCAATCATTTCAGTCACGAGCATCAATTGATTCTTTCAGTGGCAGAGGTTGACAAGGACaataatgaagaagaaatgttaTGTGACGCATGCATTGAACCAATTTCTACTCCTTATTACACTTGTTCTCAGTGCAACTTCTTGCTGCATCTAAATTGCGCCAACATACCAGCAAAAATGAAAGCACACCACGATCATCCAGAACACCAACTTTCGCtgagaaaattggaaaacaagtATGGCTACTTTTATTGTAATTTTTGTTTCCTGAACTGCAACGGATTCTTCTTTGAATGTGAGCCCTGCAACTACCGAATCGATCTCCATTGTGCTTTCCTGCCAAGGACTATTACTCATCAAATTCATGATCAACATGTCCTCAATCGAAATATAGCACCAATGGAATGCTTGTGTGATGCATGTGGGAACAAGTTTTTTGGCGATGCATCTGAGAAAAAGATTTCTGGCCTCGTCCGTTACAGTTGTGACGACTGTTTCAAGTTGTCCTTGCATTATCAATGTGCAATCATGCCCCATACCGTCGCACACAGATGGGATAAGCATTGCCTTACCTTGATGTATCCCCCTTTTGGTGACCATCCAGATGAGTTCTACTGTGAGATTTGTGGAGAAGAAATCAATCCCAAACATTGGCTCTATCATTGCAAGGAATGCGATCAATCCTTTCATCTTTATTGCATCCCTCGACTTCGGAAGGATCGTTTTATGAAGTTTGGCAAAACCCTTCAGGTCAGCGATCACCAACACCCTCTTACATCAATCAGGGAATGTCGAAACGGGTCTTCGTGTAACCGTTGCAGCACAAAATTGAGCGGAGGAAAAGGCTTTGAATGTGGAAAATGTAAGTTTTTCCTCTGTTACAAATGTGCTTGTGATGTGCCTCCAGAACCAGCCGTTTGTGTCATACTGTGA